The Candidatus Aminicenantes bacterium genomic interval CAATCCTATCGCGGCTTTCTTCATGATGACCTCCGTGATGATTGCGCCATGCCGGGCTTACATCCCCCAGTTCAGTTTGTCGGCCAAAAGCTGGAAGTAGTTGATTTCCGGCGTGACCAGCATGTGCAGTTGCTTGGGATAGATTCCCACCGACAGCATTCCCTCGTAGTCGAGCGGCAGCACGGTCTGGCCGTCGATGGTCACAAAGGCGTCCATGTTCTGGGTCAGAAGCTGGACGGTAATGGTGGTGCCGTCCCGGACCACCAGCGGCCGGAACGTCAGCGCATGGGGGCAGATGGGGGTGATGATGATGCCGTTGACCTCGGGGCTGACGATCGGTCCCCCGGCCGCTATGGAATAGGCCGTCGATCCGGTCGGGGTGGAGACGATCAGGCCGTCCCCTTTCACCTCGGCCACCCTGGCGCCGTCGATCTTCAAGAGCAGCTTGACCACGCGGGCGATCGCTCCCTTGTTGACGACCACATCGTTCAAAGCGGTATACACGCGGTTCTGGTAGTCGATCTGCAACAGCTTGCGCCGCGATACC includes:
- a CDS encoding NAD(+)/NADH kinase produces the protein MKQPFKKAVIVAKPHQDLVFHLEKTLTVLKRFNVAYTLEQTAAELLQSREYCARDDIARDTDLIIVLGGDGTFLSVARQAVEAQVPVAGFNLGTLGFLTEMKKEFLEESLADILEGKAKVSRRKLLQIDYQNRVYTALNDVVVNKGAIARVVKLLLKIDGARVAEVKGDGLIVSTPTGSTAYSIAAGGPIVSPEVNGIIITPICPHALTFRPLVVRDGTTITVQLLTQNMDAFVTIDGQTVLPLDYEGMLSVGIYPKQLHMLVTPEINYFQLLADKLNWGM